The following are from one region of the Phormidium sp. PBR-2020 genome:
- a CDS encoding glycosyltransferase family 39 protein, translated as MPSALSGPVNPPPRFRRRSNLEWFCALTLLISALTLFLTSLNLVALRDWDEGIVAQVAREIWQNPQSWLHPTLHGQPYLNKPPLVHSLIALSYQIFGSANEVSARVPGAILSSISVPLLYFLGRELWPHRAPAVWAALAYLTWLPVGRHGRLAMLEGALLCFWLLWLLCLLRTRRNLSYALGLGIAATLVGLTKGVMVVVLFGALSLGFLLWDTPRLLTTPWFWWGISLGLLPLGAWYLAQWNYYGQDFLVENLLNQSASRVWDSVDGNTGPPWYYLLELLKYGFPNLVFLPAGLKLAWQNQTLSWARLILVCGGGYLGAISLMGTKLPWYILPLYPMLSLAVGVVFAEIWDYLERRGQPSHDPHPRYPKAWFWCFLVMALAAWTATLLVSYSLTEIMEREMLHLLPPSLLAALTLSLCTILIARRSANLPSVFIWGWFITLMFFFGSFDWVWELNEDYPVKPVAAMIEQETQGQPVYTSHPYNRPSLNFYANRPVMSASLEELQEYWHRETPTCVLVDDETLEQLDVRGEELAAIGIHWILACHTGRGTIAAPTLPVPGEIPPS; from the coding sequence ATGCCATCAGCCTTATCTGGACCCGTCAACCCCCCGCCGCGCTTTCGTCGCCGCTCTAACCTGGAATGGTTTTGCGCCCTGACCCTGCTGATTAGTGCCTTAACCCTCTTTCTGACCAGTCTTAACCTAGTGGCCTTGCGAGATTGGGATGAAGGCATCGTCGCCCAGGTAGCGCGAGAAATTTGGCAGAACCCCCAAAGCTGGTTACATCCAACCCTTCATGGTCAACCCTATCTCAACAAACCCCCCCTGGTTCATAGTCTAATCGCCCTGAGTTATCAGATTTTTGGCAGCGCCAATGAAGTCTCAGCCCGGGTTCCTGGGGCGATTTTAAGCTCGATTTCAGTACCATTACTCTATTTCCTCGGGCGAGAACTCTGGCCCCATCGGGCCCCCGCTGTCTGGGCGGCTCTCGCTTACCTCACCTGGCTGCCGGTGGGACGCCATGGGCGCTTAGCCATGTTAGAAGGGGCCCTTCTGTGTTTTTGGCTCCTCTGGCTCCTCTGTCTACTGCGAACTCGCCGTAACCTCAGTTATGCCCTGGGTCTTGGCATCGCCGCTACCTTGGTGGGCCTAACCAAAGGGGTGATGGTGGTGGTGCTATTTGGGGCCCTGTCCCTGGGCTTTCTCCTCTGGGATACCCCCCGTCTGCTGACCACCCCTTGGTTTTGGTGGGGAATCAGTTTGGGACTTTTGCCCCTGGGGGCCTGGTATTTGGCCCAATGGAACTATTACGGCCAAGACTTCTTAGTCGAAAACCTACTCAATCAATCGGCCAGTCGCGTTTGGGACAGCGTGGATGGGAACACGGGACCGCCCTGGTACTACCTCTTAGAACTCCTAAAATATGGCTTTCCCAACCTCGTCTTCCTCCCCGCCGGCCTGAAACTCGCCTGGCAAAACCAGACGCTCAGTTGGGCCCGCCTGATTCTGGTCTGTGGGGGCGGCTATTTAGGGGCAATTTCGCTGATGGGGACGAAACTTCCCTGGTACATTCTGCCTCTGTATCCGATGCTGTCCCTAGCCGTGGGGGTAGTCTTTGCGGAGATTTGGGACTACCTCGAACGGCGGGGACAACCGAGCCATGATCCCCATCCCCGCTATCCTAAAGCCTGGTTCTGGTGCTTCCTCGTCATGGCCTTGGCCGCCTGGACGGCTACTCTCCTGGTGAGCTATTCCCTGACGGAAATCATGGAGCGGGAAATGCTGCATTTGCTGCCACCGTCCTTGCTGGCCGCGCTGACCCTAAGCCTTTGCACCATCCTCATCGCTAGGCGGAGTGCCAACCTCCCCTCGGTGTTCATCTGGGGCTGGTTTATCACGCTGATGTTTTTCTTTGGCTCCTTCGATTGGGTTTGGGAACTCAACGAAGACTATCCGGTGAAACCCGTGGCGGCCATGATTGAACAAGAAACCCAGGGACAACCGGTGTATACGTCCCACCCCTACAACCGCCCCTCGTTGAACTTCTATGCTAATCGCCCGGTGATGAGTGCCAGTCTAGAGGAACTCCAGGAGTATTGGCATCGGGAGACTCCCACTTGTGTGTTGGTGGATGATGAGACTTTGGAGCAGCTTGACGTAAGGGGAGAAGAACTGGCGGCCATTGGCATCCATTGGATTTTAGCCTGTCATACGGGTAGGGGGACTATTGCGGCCCCAACTCTTCCGGTCCCTGGGGAAATTCCTCCAAGTTAA
- a CDS encoding HAD-IC family P-type ATPase translates to MTHDNSQPQQTTWHALPVDKTAAKLGVKLEGGLTQAEFAKRQAEFGANRIEGKAGKSFLIRFLEQFNQPLLYILIIAGAIKFLLEGWGSANGWVIWGVVLINAIVSFIQETKAENAIAALSSSIETEATLYRDGEKRQVPSSEIVPGDLVILTSGDKVPADLRLVETKNLQVNESGLTGESTAVEKQTQPVAEKASLADRSSMAYAGSFVTSGQGLGLVVAIAKDTETGRISQLMEKQTNLITPLTRKFDKFSRQLLYIILGVAAFTLAVGLGYAEDFTAESINEVFEATIALAVSAIPEGLPAVVTVALAIGVSRMASRNAIIRKLPAVETLGSATVICSDKTGTLTENQMTVQQIYAGGQPYQVLGTGYAPEGNICQDNEAIDVDQHPSLTDCLRSGLLCNDSHLTQDEGLWKVLGDPTEGALLVSGRKAGFTLDQLNAELPRRDVIPFESDYQYMATLHQGQHRSEATIYMKGSVEAIVSRCGEALDAQGQPQPIDAQEIHHQAETMASSGLRVLALARKTVQQSELDHNDVKEGLVFLGLQGMIDPPRQEAIRAVEACKNAGIRVKMITGDHKVTASAIAAQMRLKRTGEVIAFTGAELGEMAQDDFVRAAEDGVVFARVAPEQKLRLVEALQSQGDIVAMTGDGVNDAPALKQADIGVAMGQSGTEVAKEASDMVLTDDNFASIEAAVEEGRTVYRNLIKAIAFILPVNGGESMTIVISVLLDRLLPILSLQVLWLNMINSIAMTVPLAFEPKSKQVMEQPPLSPNRPLLNKRLLQRILLISLFNWILIFGVFEWVQGWEQGNTEALARTMAIQSLETGRILYLISLSQIGISLDQKLQGQAVEVANAPVVWIGVAVTIVLQILFSQVGFMNELFSTAPLNLQQWGICILIGLPMVIVAALANRIDPPNQLS, encoded by the coding sequence ATGACCCACGACAACTCCCAACCTCAACAGACAACTTGGCACGCCCTCCCGGTCGATAAAACCGCAGCAAAATTAGGCGTTAAACTAGAAGGGGGATTAACTCAAGCTGAGTTTGCCAAACGCCAAGCTGAATTTGGCGCAAATCGCATTGAAGGAAAAGCGGGAAAAAGTTTCCTGATTCGATTTCTTGAGCAGTTTAATCAGCCATTACTCTATATCTTAATCATTGCTGGAGCCATCAAATTCTTGTTAGAAGGGTGGGGAAGTGCTAATGGTTGGGTTATTTGGGGGGTTGTCCTCATCAATGCAATTGTCAGTTTCATCCAAGAAACTAAAGCCGAAAATGCCATTGCTGCCCTTTCTTCTTCCATCGAAACGGAAGCCACCCTCTATCGCGATGGTGAAAAACGACAAGTTCCCTCCTCGGAGATTGTCCCAGGGGATTTAGTGATTCTCACCTCTGGGGATAAAGTCCCTGCCGATTTGCGTTTAGTGGAGACAAAAAACCTACAAGTCAATGAATCGGGGTTAACGGGAGAATCCACCGCCGTCGAGAAACAGACCCAGCCGGTTGCCGAGAAAGCCTCCCTCGCCGATCGCAGCAGTATGGCCTATGCCGGGAGTTTCGTCACCTCGGGCCAGGGCCTGGGGTTAGTGGTGGCGATCGCCAAGGATACAGAAACCGGGCGCATCTCCCAATTGATGGAGAAACAAACCAACCTCATCACCCCCCTAACTCGGAAATTTGACAAATTCAGCCGCCAACTCCTCTATATCATCCTCGGGGTAGCGGCCTTCACCCTAGCGGTTGGCTTAGGCTATGCCGAAGACTTCACCGCCGAGAGTATTAATGAAGTCTTTGAGGCCACCATTGCCCTGGCCGTCAGTGCCATTCCCGAAGGACTCCCCGCCGTCGTCACCGTGGCCCTGGCGATTGGAGTTTCTCGTATGGCAAGTCGTAATGCCATCATCCGCAAGTTGCCCGCCGTGGAAACCCTAGGGAGTGCCACCGTCATTTGTTCCGACAAAACCGGAACCCTAACGGAAAACCAGATGACCGTGCAACAGATTTACGCGGGAGGGCAACCCTACCAAGTTCTCGGGACGGGCTATGCACCCGAAGGAAATATCTGTCAAGATAATGAAGCCATTGACGTAGACCAGCATCCCAGCCTCACCGATTGTCTGCGGTCCGGATTACTCTGTAATGACTCTCATCTAACTCAAGACGAGGGCCTTTGGAAAGTCTTAGGCGATCCCACCGAGGGCGCGTTACTCGTCAGTGGTCGTAAAGCAGGCTTTACCCTAGATCAACTAAATGCAGAACTGCCTCGCCGGGATGTAATCCCCTTTGAGTCTGACTATCAATACATGGCTACCCTACATCAGGGGCAGCATCGGAGCGAGGCTACGATTTATATGAAGGGGTCCGTCGAGGCGATCGTCTCTCGTTGTGGCGAAGCCCTTGATGCCCAAGGACAGCCCCAACCCATCGATGCGCAAGAGATTCATCATCAAGCCGAAACCATGGCAAGTTCAGGGTTACGGGTCTTAGCCTTGGCTCGTAAGACCGTTCAGCAGTCTGAGTTGGATCATAACGACGTGAAGGAGGGCTTAGTCTTTCTCGGGCTACAGGGCATGATTGACCCACCCCGTCAGGAGGCCATCCGGGCGGTAGAAGCCTGTAAAAACGCCGGGATTCGCGTCAAAATGATTACCGGGGACCACAAAGTGACCGCCAGTGCGATCGCCGCCCAAATGCGTCTAAAACGCACGGGAGAGGTCATCGCCTTCACCGGGGCAGAACTCGGGGAGATGGCCCAAGATGATTTTGTCCGGGCCGCCGAAGATGGCGTGGTCTTTGCCCGAGTTGCCCCAGAACAGAAACTGCGTCTCGTGGAAGCCCTACAATCCCAAGGGGATATCGTGGCTATGACGGGAGATGGGGTTAATGATGCCCCGGCCCTCAAACAAGCTGATATTGGCGTCGCCATGGGGCAAAGCGGCACGGAAGTCGCCAAAGAGGCCTCCGACATGGTGCTGACAGATGATAACTTCGCCTCCATCGAGGCCGCCGTGGAAGAAGGGCGCACCGTCTATCGCAACTTAATCAAGGCGATCGCCTTTATCCTACCGGTCAATGGCGGCGAATCCATGACCATTGTCATCAGCGTTCTGCTCGATCGCCTCCTGCCGATTCTCTCCCTACAAGTGTTATGGCTGAATATGATCAACTCCATTGCCATGACCGTTCCCCTCGCCTTTGAACCCAAATCTAAGCAGGTCATGGAACAGCCGCCCCTCTCCCCAAATCGTCCTTTGTTAAACAAACGGCTGTTGCAGCGGATTCTGCTGATTTCCCTGTTTAACTGGATTCTGATTTTTGGCGTGTTTGAGTGGGTCCAAGGTTGGGAACAGGGAAACACCGAAGCCCTGGCCCGCACCATGGCCATTCAATCCCTAGAAACGGGCCGTATCCTCTACCTCATCAGTTTGAGCCAGATTGGCATTAGCCTAGATCAGAAACTACAAGGCCAAGCCGTCGAGGTGGCCAACGCCCCCGTAGTTTGGATTGGCGTTGCTGTGACGATAGTTCTACAGATTCTCTTTAGTCAAGTGGGTTTCATGAACGAGCTGTTCTCCACTGCCCCCCTGAACCTACAACAATGGGGCATCTGTATCCTCATTGGCTTACCGATGGTGATTGTGGCGGCCTTAGCCAACCGTATCGATCCTCCCAATCAACTAAGTTAA
- a CDS encoding PAS domain S-box protein — MTLGNSISDNALAPRAGSSDLERDRLTRLLRHVPGVVYELRQDPDGHFCLPYASENLGDIYGVSLSDVAVDIAPLFAAIHRADRRMVWESLQESAQSLGTWHSTHRVNQADGQCLWVSVYGTPERQPDGGTQWSGYLENVTPLPQAQQQSETKLRRIIDNLNEMVFIAAPDGTFSFVSSRLATTLGYSPDELLHSSFTPLVHPEDLPTYLEVFQSVLAGERVQDYEYRVRHADGRYYWHLVNLSPFQEDNGETACLGESSLIHSRKQAEASKVEQVEQKLNLLETIFDVVLGGYWEWDIPSNQAYFSPGFNRILGYEDDELENSRESWKRLIFSDDLTIVVQNLENHIQSRGKIPFYHQTRYHHKDGSTVWLLCYGQVIDWDSNGNPLRMIGCHLDISDQQQAQIGLIDLSSQLKKTQEIARLGHWSFDVTTETFTWSEEIFRIFNRSLDQGEPSFEEFMEQIHPEDRARVLKRLSAARQGISQNLDHRIIRSDGRIGHVNVRIELEFQDEQVVGMFGVVIDITERVEAEQASQEAEAKLRSLFDFSPLGIALNDMQGQFIEANPAITEITGYTLEELNQLSYWELTPAEYEEDEARQLELLNTIGRYGPYEKEYIHKQGHRVPVELNGMLITGRDGQDYIWSMIADIGDRRQAEALRVEQVNRELKLLENILEVVLGGYWDWDIPNNQEYLSPGLKRMLGYEDHELPNSPESWQRLIFSEDLTRVFQQFEDHIQSRGKIPFYNEVRYHHKDGSTVWVLCHGRVIEWDAQDNPLRMIGCHIDISDRKQTELKLIELSNQLKKAQEVAQLGHWSFDIATEKMTWSEEVFRIFSRPLEQGEPSFEEHVQQVYSEDRTHFLERVAAANEGLPQNFDFRIMRSDGTFGYLNSRIELEVEDEQVVRMFGVVMDITDRRVAELELERFFTISLDLLCIADTGGHFCRVSQAWSETLGYSLADLEGQVFLEFVHPDDLDSTLAAISSLKEGQPVMRFTNRYRTQSGGYRHLEWLTHPQGELIYAAARDITERIEAQEKLESLLNRTQLLNALSYEIRQSLELDQIVQRTVEAIFDELDLDICTFGNYREEEGHPYVEIVQEKRKPSCQSWLGVYDATQYPDYHKALLTNQVFSFNRQNPGEDCDRGIYEFCESMGVNLYLMLPIQTTEQLACLEMGRVDGSREWRRDELELLESLGLQIAIAMQQAHLYQTAQQRTTELQVAYRDLQEAQVQLVQAEKMSSLGQLVAGIAHEINNPVSFIYGNLDPLGDYVEGLLDIIETYQETYPEPPIELSELIENLDLPFIAEDLPKMLNSMRTGAARIRDIVKSLRTFSRLDEADLKAVDLHENLDSTLMILQNQLNGRSGKPKIEVIKNYGDLPLVDCYIGLLNQVFMNVLVNAIQAIEDRQNTEGNSMGNSSYQGVITITTIPKESGEVVISVQDNGLGMSEQVKEKIFEPFFTTKPIGSGTGMGLPTSHQIVTKYHQGELYFDSTLGEGTTFFVRLPRCNSSATGKKGNRQ; from the coding sequence ATGACTCTCGGTAACTCGATCAGTGATAACGCTTTAGCACCTAGAGCAGGCTCATCGGACTTAGAGCGCGATCGCCTCACTAGGCTCCTGCGCCATGTCCCGGGCGTTGTCTATGAACTCCGACAAGACCCTGATGGTCACTTCTGTCTACCCTATGCCAGTGAGAACCTAGGGGACATCTATGGGGTCTCCCTTAGTGATGTTGCCGTCGACATTGCTCCTCTCTTCGCCGCCATCCATCGGGCAGATCGCCGGATGGTGTGGGAATCCCTGCAAGAATCCGCCCAGTCCCTAGGCACTTGGCACAGCACGCACCGAGTTAATCAGGCTGATGGCCAGTGCTTATGGGTCTCGGTTTACGGCACACCGGAACGCCAACCGGATGGGGGAACTCAATGGTCTGGCTACCTCGAAAACGTCACCCCCCTGCCACAGGCTCAACAGCAAAGCGAAACCAAACTGCGCCGCATCATTGACAATCTCAATGAGATGGTATTTATTGCCGCGCCGGATGGAACCTTTAGCTTCGTCAGCTCGCGGTTGGCAACCACTCTGGGCTATTCCCCAGATGAACTCCTTCATAGCTCCTTCACTCCCCTCGTCCACCCCGAAGACTTGCCAACCTACTTGGAGGTCTTTCAATCGGTTCTAGCTGGAGAACGGGTGCAGGACTATGAATACCGTGTGCGCCATGCTGACGGTCGTTATTATTGGCATTTGGTCAACCTCTCCCCCTTTCAAGAAGACAATGGCGAAACCGCTTGTTTAGGGGAGTCTAGCTTGATTCATTCCCGCAAACAAGCTGAGGCGAGCAAGGTTGAACAGGTAGAGCAAAAATTAAACCTTCTTGAAACTATTTTCGATGTGGTTCTTGGGGGATATTGGGAATGGGATATCCCCAGCAACCAAGCCTATTTCAGTCCAGGCTTTAACCGCATTTTAGGATATGAAGATGACGAATTAGAAAATTCTCGCGAAAGCTGGAAAAGGCTAATCTTTAGTGACGACTTAACGATAGTCGTTCAAAACCTTGAAAACCATATTCAGAGTCGGGGAAAAATCCCTTTTTACCATCAAACAAGATATCATCATAAGGATGGTTCAACAGTCTGGTTGCTGTGTTATGGTCAAGTCATTGACTGGGATTCTAATGGCAACCCTCTCCGGATGATCGGGTGCCATCTTGATATTAGCGATCAGCAACAAGCCCAAATCGGCCTGATCGATCTCAGCAGCCAACTTAAAAAAACTCAGGAAATTGCCCGCTTGGGTCATTGGTCGTTTGATGTCACTACCGAGACATTCACCTGGTCTGAGGAAATCTTTCGGATATTTAACCGCTCCTTAGACCAGGGGGAACCCAGCTTTGAAGAATTTATGGAGCAAATTCACCCGGAAGATCGGGCGCGGGTATTAAAACGACTCAGTGCTGCCCGTCAAGGTATCTCGCAAAACCTTGATCATCGGATTATTCGCTCTGACGGTAGGATCGGCCACGTCAATGTTCGCATTGAATTAGAATTTCAAGATGAACAGGTCGTTGGGATGTTCGGTGTGGTCATAGATATCACTGAGCGGGTGGAGGCGGAGCAGGCGAGCCAAGAGGCTGAGGCGAAGTTGCGATCGCTCTTTGACTTCTCCCCCTTGGGGATTGCCTTAAATGATATGCAGGGTCAATTTATTGAAGCCAACCCCGCCATCACTGAAATTACAGGTTATACCCTTGAGGAACTTAACCAGTTGAGTTATTGGGAGTTAACCCCGGCTGAGTATGAGGAAGATGAAGCCCGACAACTAGAGTTATTAAATACCATTGGACGATATGGCCCTTATGAAAAGGAATATATCCACAAACAAGGGCATCGTGTTCCCGTTGAACTGAATGGGATGCTGATTACGGGGAGAGATGGGCAGGACTATATTTGGTCGATGATTGCGGATATTGGCGATCGCAGACAAGCTGAAGCACTCAGAGTTGAACAGGTCAACCGAGAATTAAAACTGCTCGAAAATATCCTCGAAGTCGTTCTTGGGGGCTATTGGGATTGGGATATTCCCAACAATCAAGAATATTTAAGTCCAGGCTTAAAACGGATGTTGGGGTATGAGGATCACGAATTACCTAACTCGCCCGAAAGCTGGCAAAGGCTTATCTTTAGCGAAGACTTAACGAGAGTCTTTCAACAGTTTGAAGACCATATTCAGAGTCGAGGGAAAATTCCCTTCTACAATGAAGTCAGATATCACCATAAAGATGGTTCAACAGTCTGGGTGCTTTGTCATGGTCGAGTGATTGAATGGGACGCTCAGGATAACCCCCTGCGGATGATTGGTTGCCATATTGATATTAGCGATCGCAAACAAACTGAACTTAAGCTCATCGAACTGAGCAATCAACTGAAAAAAGCCCAAGAAGTTGCTCAGTTAGGTCACTGGTCGTTTGATATCGCTACCGAAAAAATGACCTGGTCAGAAGAAGTTTTTCGGATATTTAGTCGTCCCTTAGAGCAAGGCGAACCAAGCTTTGAGGAACATGTCCAACAAGTTTACTCGGAAGATAGAACCCACTTCTTAGAGCGAGTTGCTGCCGCCAATGAAGGTCTTCCCCAAAACTTTGATTTTCGGATCATGAGATCTGATGGCACCTTCGGCTACCTCAACAGTCGCATTGAATTAGAAGTTGAGGATGAACAAGTCGTCCGGATGTTTGGTGTGGTCATGGATATCACCGATCGCCGGGTGGCGGAACTCGAACTCGAACGCTTCTTTACTATTTCCCTGGACTTACTCTGCATTGCCGATACAGGCGGTCATTTCTGCCGTGTCAGCCAAGCTTGGTCAGAGACATTGGGGTATTCCCTCGCCGACTTGGAGGGACAAGTCTTCCTAGAGTTTGTCCACCCCGACGACCTCGATTCCACCCTCGCCGCCATTTCCAGTCTCAAGGAGGGGCAGCCGGTGATGAGGTTCACCAACCGCTATCGTACCCAGTCCGGAGGCTATCGACATCTTGAATGGCTCACTCATCCCCAAGGCGAGTTGATTTATGCGGCGGCACGGGATATTACTGAGCGAATCGAAGCCCAAGAAAAACTCGAATCCCTCTTAAATCGCACCCAACTGCTGAATGCCCTGAGCTATGAAATTCGTCAGTCCTTAGAGTTAGATCAGATTGTTCAGAGGACAGTTGAGGCAATTTTTGATGAGCTTGATCTCGATATTTGCACCTTTGGCAACTACCGAGAAGAAGAGGGTCATCCTTATGTGGAAATCGTACAAGAAAAACGGAAGCCAAGTTGTCAGAGTTGGTTAGGGGTTTATGATGCCACCCAGTATCCCGACTACCATAAGGCGTTACTGACGAATCAAGTGTTTAGCTTTAACCGGCAAAATCCGGGAGAGGATTGCGATCGAGGGATCTATGAGTTTTGTGAGTCGATGGGGGTGAATCTATACCTGATGCTACCGATTCAGACGACGGAGCAACTGGCTTGCTTAGAAATGGGCAGAGTTGATGGCTCCCGAGAGTGGCGACGAGATGAACTTGAGTTATTGGAAAGTCTAGGGCTGCAAATTGCGATCGCCATGCAACAAGCCCACCTCTACCAAACCGCCCAGCAACGTACCACAGAACTACAAGTCGCTTATCGGGACTTGCAAGAGGCGCAAGTGCAACTGGTTCAAGCGGAAAAAATGTCCAGTTTGGGTCAACTGGTGGCGGGAATTGCCCATGAAATCAATAATCCCGTCAGCTTTATCTATGGCAACTTAGACCCCTTGGGGGACTATGTGGAGGGGTTGTTGGACATTATCGAAACCTACCAAGAAACTTATCCTGAACCGCCTATAGAATTGAGCGAACTGATTGAGAATTTGGATCTTCCCTTCATCGCCGAAGACTTACCCAAAATGCTTAATTCCATGAGAACTGGAGCGGCTCGGATTCGGGATATTGTCAAGTCGCTGCGAACATTTTCCCGTTTAGATGAAGCCGATTTGAAGGCTGTGGATCTCCATGAAAATCTGGATAGCACGTTGATGATATTGCAAAATCAACTCAATGGTAGATCCGGTAAGCCTAAAATTGAAGTGATTAAAAACTATGGTGATTTGCCTTTAGTGGACTGCTACATTGGCTTGCTGAATCAAGTATTCATGAATGTGCTGGTGAACGCCATTCAAGCTATTGAAGATCGGCAAAATACAGAGGGTAATTCCATGGGTAATTCCAGTTATCAAGGAGTTATTACGATTACTACAATTCCCAAAGAATCGGGAGAGGTTGTCATCTCTGTCCAGGACAACGGCTTGGGAATGAGCGAGCAAGTCAAAGAAAAAATCTTCGAACCTTTCTTTACCACAAAACCCATCGGCTCAGGAACGGGCATGGGCTTACCCACCAGTCATCAAATTGTTACTAAATATCATCAAGGGGAGTTGTATTTTGATTCAACCTTAGGGGAAGGAACAACCTTTTTTGTTCGCTTGCCCCGGTGCAACTCATCGGCAACAGGGAAGAAAGGCAATAGGCAGTAG
- a CDS encoding fatty acid desaturase, with protein sequence MASDPKPITTVPKEFLGPPAALINPTVLLMLGATGLVVLSVCGYWMWEIPHWCCFLMNVAALHMAGTVIHDASHHVAHRNKLANALLGHSSALMLGFAFPVFTRVHMQHHANVNDPENDPDHFVSTGGPLWMIAARFFYHEIFFFKRRLWRNNELLEWFLSRLFLIAVVGVAIQFGFVGYILNYWFSAALVVGLALGLFFDYLPHRPFQERDRWLNARVYPSPLLNVLILGQNYHLIHHLWPSIPWYGYQGAYYATKPLLDEKGCEQSLGIFREGKSFFSFLYDVFLGIRVH encoded by the coding sequence ATTGCTTCAGATCCAAAGCCTATCACGACGGTTCCCAAGGAATTTCTCGGTCCACCGGCAGCATTAATCAATCCCACAGTCCTGCTGATGTTGGGTGCAACAGGCTTGGTCGTTCTGTCCGTGTGTGGCTATTGGATGTGGGAGATTCCCCATTGGTGTTGTTTCCTGATGAATGTCGCCGCCCTCCACATGGCCGGAACGGTCATTCACGATGCCTCCCATCATGTGGCCCATCGCAACAAACTGGCCAACGCCCTACTTGGCCATAGTAGCGCCCTGATGTTGGGGTTCGCGTTCCCGGTCTTTACGCGAGTTCATATGCAGCATCACGCCAACGTCAATGATCCCGAAAATGACCCGGATCATTTTGTCTCCACCGGGGGACCCCTCTGGATGATTGCGGCACGATTTTTCTATCATGAGATTTTCTTCTTCAAACGCCGACTCTGGCGCAATAATGAACTGCTCGAATGGTTCCTCAGTCGTCTGTTTCTGATCGCGGTGGTGGGAGTTGCTATTCAGTTCGGCTTTGTCGGCTATATCCTCAACTACTGGTTCTCAGCGGCGTTGGTGGTGGGGTTGGCCTTGGGCTTATTCTTTGACTATCTGCCCCATCGGCCCTTTCAGGAGCGCGATCGCTGGCTCAATGCCCGAGTCTACCCCAGTCCCCTGCTAAACGTCCTGATTTTGGGACAAAACTACCACCTGATTCATCACCTTTGGCCCTCCATCCCCTGGTATGGCTATCAGGGGGCCTATTACGCCACTAAGCCTCTGTTGGATGAAAAAGGCTGTGAACAGTCCTTGGGGATTTTTCGTGAGGGAAAAAGCTTTTTTAGCTTCCTCTATGACGTGTTTCTGGGCATCCGCGTCCACTAA